One window of Athalia rosae chromosome 2, iyAthRosa1.1, whole genome shotgun sequence genomic DNA carries:
- the LOC105685107 gene encoding uncharacterized protein LOC105685107, with translation MLDHRTTRFRLFKVLVIAHIFIACFPLFQSASGDRSRTLAAYRRLKWREPAPNFRAFEHDDNGKLLLDTEPIYNAAINENVNYGLRRSAPPTTLSRSHRRQSNFKKTEPESKKRDLNVNMNNNVPQNSDIASLLGHVTYKDSGKDSTVSGLEAKLYGCVVFRGNIIKVFGQILNAPNNGLTIDQYSSLNLILQSLIHKHVYMFNLLPVLKKIQGADKKTQFRVVMQALVKQVPVYLACSCKFWVNQIDDNHVDIEELLSFIEEPADFLTDIDPEVIDTCKNKVAADELEPFDEASIITKNTIGPVFVNIFGKLRDRQMVLTQKLFGAILVNMPIAKLNPVLEEYVNYIWDITQENQLTNWNKIVNRIPYGNPYDVIFSAIIELLNRKDTSDMDRTALLYILLHLKDASNAVPDEYHEDMEKLLDKDLNVPLLFSIVPNDPAIPEMNQLKTKMIAYLQRTNKDILQRINKYVYNKPLDLLIALLTRIQGTIVKHEIKTVASKLLSILTSKRELDIFGLSVSPNIDFLTLLKFLEIEDPYFDKTVLVMQLENYFKSDLDAPMILQSIILNEDKNNCNRPMQCLLNVFVDALKMQDADHINMPSSVVTIIKELVKSVVTTMNNSVECYHDVTYVECPNPPNNSIDLDYQSTSNVTQTTGDMIFESSNPTIPSLPPISTDYQEPIHKPEYPNESDNESFLQTTITHEPLEEFSQPTLSVNSPINPDGWSEHPLLVDTTEQTPMPTYVSKPSAIPEADTKPKPVSISKPKPSLPKPKPPSTLKPKPRPPFGPVEKPSPIFTIIQGFRPPLIPVVMSPIHFSNKKPMFRPPALPPTIAQDFVPEDQAQNEYTEMGPQFQPIGDGPVLPPNIYYDQEIFIVFPSDDAPPYIVPEKPRVPGDFGHIIEFPSIKALLKGFSAGKQFEANELPDLPAIFRPLEQMFGPDFVEEILGKDVDKFKYPTTVSLIDDLLEHALEHPKVLENTELALLIQLYLKGIDYLSTTALFPVVVDSRKILSDVLHVTFDPNNPNANSVDSEPPRKIPPGFTTLSIYHPKYWVQLVDPVNPYGTLLPNFEGDEDNPIQKLMNDGSAVQEILGPNFDPLTYPNKGTLLTAVLQRLMLSNQVKSEPLLMRELNAYLESIRTIALFSKVPNDYYNHFREFQRSNKPNWQPDTASLIKALPPPHNQSDLQKINAIKSFLGTPNLLESLRIDIPSYYTTRGALLKMIFQAASQGDKLPLDPKVMAALKYYQNKILTRGNGALPIVWTWVGMVILREEIPLGEVIETVLDYDTLPANVRPDYNELMTYLSENPNLLRENDDFAFDRYHTKGTFLRGFFKHFMKKHNVASKAKKLLKKIIPYIAITGRGMQPMNYMSVNDIANRRIEKKEFSVSRNG, from the exons ATGTTGGACCACCGGACGACACGATTTCGACTTTTTAAAGTCCTCGTGATTGCGCACATCTTTATTGCTTGTTTTCCATTATTTCAATCCGCGTCCGGTGATCGATCGCGCACGTTAGCC GCTTATCGCAGATTGAAATGGAGGGAACCGGCTCCCAACTTTAGAGCATTCGAACACGATGACAATGGTAAATTGTTATTGGATACCGAACCGATCTACAACGCTGCGATAAATGAGAATGTAAATTATGGTCTTCGACGATCCGCACCTCCGACTACTCTTTCCCGGTCACATCGCAGACAATCGAATTTCAAGAAAACTGAACCGGAGAGCAAAAAACGTGATTTAAATGTGAATATGAACAATAACGTTCCCCAGAACTCCGACATCGCGAGCCTCTTGGGCCACGTAACGTACAAGGACTCGGGTAAAGATTCAACGGTCAGTGGGCTCGAAGCCAAATTGTACGGCTGCGTCGTCTTTCGTGGTAATATAATCAAAGTCTTCGGACAAATACTCAATGCTCCGAACAACGGATTGACAATCGACCAGTATTCTTCGCTCAATCTGATACTTCAATCGTTGATACACAAACATGTCTACATGTTCAATCTCTTACCGGTTCtcaaaaaaatacaaggtGCGGATAAGAAGACTCAGTTCAGGGTAGTAATGCAAGCGTTGGTCAAACAAGTGCCCGTTTATTTGGCGTGCAGTTGCAAATTTTGGGTGAACCAGATCGACGATAATCACGTTGACATCGAGGAGCTTTTGTCTTTCATCGAAGAGCCTGCAGACTTTTTGACAGACATAGATCCAGAGGTGATTGATACGTGCAAGAATAAGGTTGCCGCGGATGAACTCGAGCCGTTCGACGAAGCTTCTATAATTACCAAGAATACAATCGGGCCAGTGTTTGTCAACATATTCGGTAAGTTGAGGGATCGCCAAATGGTATTAACCCAGAAATTATTCGGCGCCATCTTAGTGAACATGCCAATCGCTAAGCTGAATCCTGTTCTCGAAGAATACGTCAATTACATTTGGGATATTACCCAAGAAAATCAGCTCACAAACTGGAACAAAATTGTGAACCGGATTCCTTACGGTAACCCGTATGATGTCATATTTTCCGCAATAATCGAATTGCTGAATCGAAAAGACACTTCGGACATGGATAGAACTGCATTGCTGTACATATTGTTGCACCTCAAAGACGCTTCGAACGCTGTTCCTGACGAATACCATGAAGACATGGAAAAGCTTTTGGACAAAGATTTGAATGTGCCGCTATTATTTTCTATCGTACCGAATGATCCGGCCATCCCAGAAATGAATCAACTAAAGACCAAAATGATTGCTTATCTTCAACGAACGAATAAGGATATTTTGCAGCGTATCAACAAATACGTTTACAATAAACCACTTGATTTATTGATCGCCTTGTTGACCAGAATACAAGGGACGATTGTGAAGCACGAAATAAAAACTGTAGCGTCAAAGCTACTGTCAATCTTGACGTCCAAACGTGAACTGGATATTTTTGGGCTCAGTGTATCCCCAAATATAGATTTCCTCACTCTACTTAAATTCCTAGAAATAGAGGACCCTTATTTCGATAAGACCGTACTAGTTATGCAACttgaaaactatttcaaaAGTGATTTAGATGCTCCGATGATTCTACAGTCAATTATCCTGAACGAAGATAAGAACAATTGCAATCGTCCAATGCAATGCTTGCTGAATGTATTTGTGGACGCTCTCAAGATGCAAGATGCCGATCACATCAACATGCCATCCAGCGTGGTAACGATCATAAAAGAATTAGTCAAATCTGTCGTTACGACGATGAACAATTCCGTTGAGTGCTATCATGACGTTACTTACGTTGAGTGTCCAAATCCTCCAAACAACTCGATCGATCTTGATTACCAATCGACATCGAACGTTACACAGACTACCGGCGATATGATTTTCGAGTCTTCGAATCCTACAATACCAAGTCTTCCACCAATATCAACCGACTACCAAGAGCCAATTCACAAACCTGAATATCCCAATGAATCTGACAATGAATCGTTCCTTCAGACGACGATAACACATGAACCgttggaagaattttctcaGCCCACATTGTCAGTGAACAGCCCAATAAACCCTGACGGTTGGTCCGAGCATCCGTTACTGGTGGACACTACGGAACAGACGCCTATGCCCACTTACGTTTCGAAACCATCAGCAATACCGGAAGCGGACACGAAGCCAAAGCCGGTATCGATATCGAAACCCAAGCCCTCTTTACCGAAACCAAAGCCGCCGTCAACATTGAAACCCAAACCACGACCACCGTTCGGACCGGTTGAGAAACCTTCCCCGATTTTCACTATCATTCAAGGATTCAGACCACCGCTCATACCGGTGGTCATGTCACCGAtacatttttcgaacaaaaaaccTATGTTCAGGCCACCAGCTCTGCCACCGACAATCGCACAAGATTTTGTACCAGAAGACCAAGCACAAAATGAATATACGGAAATGGGGCCTCAGTTCCAGCCAATTGGAGATGGGCCAGTATTACCACCAAATATTTACTacgatcaagaaatcttcatCGTGTTTCCATCAGATGATGCGCCACCGTACATTGTACCAGAGAAGCCCAGAGTGCCGGGTGATTTCGGGCATATAATTGAGTTTCCTTCTATCAAGGCATTGTTGAAGGGTTTTTCGGCTGGAAAACAATTCGAAGCAAACGAACTCCCTGATTTACCAGCGATATTCAGACCCCTTGAACAAATGTTCGGTCCTGATTTCGTCGAAGAGATACTGGGGAAGGATGTCGAtaagttcaaatatccaaCGACGGTGTCGTTGATAGACGACCTACTAGAACATGCCCTGGAACACCCGAAAGTATTGGAAAACACCGAATTAGCGCTACTGATACAACTTTATCTGAAGGGTATAGATTACTTGAGCACCACAGCACTGTTTCCCGTTGTTGTCGATTCACGAAAAATCCTGTCAGACGTACTGCATGTGACTTTTGATCCAAATAATCCGAACGCGAACAGCGTCGATTCGGAACCCCCGCGAAAAATCCCTCCCGGATTTACGACGCTGTCAATTTACCACCCGAAATACTGGGTGCAGCTAGTGGATCCGGTTAATCCGTATGGTACGTTGCTCCCAAATTTTGAGGGAGATGAGGATAATCCCATCCAGAAGCTGATGAACGATGGTTCGGctgttcaagaaattttgggTCCGAATTTTGATCCTCTTACGTATCCCAACAAGGGCACATTGTTAACCGCCGTACTCCAGAGACTCATGCTTTCGAATCAGGTGAAATCAGAGCCATTGTTGATGAGGGAGTTGAACGCATACTTGGAGAGCATCAGAACAATAGCACTTTTCAGCAAAGTTCCGAACGATTACTACAATCATTTTCGCGAGTTTCAACGGAGTAATAAACCCAACTGGCAACCGGATACCGCGAGTTTAATCAAAGCGTTACCACCACCGCATAATCAGAGTGATCTGCAAAAAATCAATGCCATAAAATCTTTCCTCGGGACGCCAAATCTGCTCGAATCGTTGAGGATCGACATCCCGTCGTATTACACGACACGCGGAGCCTTACTGAAGATGATTTTCCAAGCTGCGTCTCAGGGTGACAAGTTGCCCTTGGACCCCAAAGTTATGGCTGCTCTGAAGTACTACCAGAACAAAATTCTCACCAGAGGAAACGGCGCCTTACCCATCGTTTGGACTTGGGTGGGAATGGTCATCCTCCGCGAGGAAATACCACTCGGCGAAGTGATAGAAACGGTTCTCGATTACGATACTTTACCTGCCAATGTACGACCGGACTACAACGAGCTGATGACTTATTTGTCCGAAAATCCCAATCTGCTTCGAGAAAACGACGATTTTGCCTTCGATCGATATCACACCAAGGGTACATTCCTGAGAGggtttttcaaacatttcatgaaaaaacacAACGTCGCATCAAAAGCCAAGAAACTGCTGAAAAAGATAATTCCTTACATCGCAATAACGGGTCGTGGTATGCAACCGATGAATTATATGTCAGTCAACGATATTGCGAAtagaagaattgaaaagaaagaattttcggTATCGCGGAATGGTTAG